In Microbulbifer elongatus, the DNA window CATGGGCAGCGGCTCCAGCATGGCGCTTTCCAGTACTCCGCGCTCAACCGCACCGTCTTCCACCTTCGCGCTTTCTTCCCGCTCTTCCTCGTCGTCCTCAGATTCACCCAAAGGTCGCAGCTCGCCACCGCGCAACTGCACTTCCGGGAGGTTCAGCGCGTCGATACCCAGACTGTACGGGGCCACTTCGCTGAAAATACCCGGGTCCAGCTGGGCGATGTCGTCTACCGGGTTCTGCACCGCAGTCTTCAGTCCCTGGGTCGTCTCGGCACTGGCGATGGAAACACCCTTATTACCGATTGCGGTAAATATTGGCATATATCCCTCGAACGCCGGCTCGTAGTAAAACAACGCGACGATGCCCACAGACTCGGTGACATTGAATCGCAACGGGTTAATTACCGTACCGATATTGCCCCAGCGCTGCTGCTCGGTACCGATAACCGCGGATCCGGCTGTAATGTGCGTATCGCGGAAACTCTCGGCGGTTAGCAGGCCAAAATTGGCGCTGGCCAGGGATAGATTGCCTCGACCCACATCGAGTTTTCCGATCACCAGATCATCGCTCTCCACAATCGACACATCGATATCGCCGCCGCTCGAACGCAATGACAACGACTCGAGATCAGATTCAATATTCAGATCACCGGCCAGGGTAAGGTCGGCGCCGCCAGCCTTGAGGAAGCCACCAATGGTTTCTGCGGTAGTACTGACGAGGATCACATCGCCCGCACCGCCGTATCCGAGCGTCATATCACCGCCATTAAACTCGATGCCCGCAGTACCGCCAATGTTGGTGAAGTCCATTTGCTGACTGGAAACCAGATCCAAGCCGCCCGCAGTATCCTGCAGGGACTCGAAACCGGTAAAAGCGAACTCTCCCAACTGGTGTTGTGCCTCCGAGTTACCGCGGATCTGCCATTGCTGCTGCGTGGCCAGCTGCATCACCAGCTGATCGCTACCAGATCCCCCGGCAAGCTGCGCGGGCTGGCTGCCGGCCGTGATCTGCAAAACATCGTCGCCAGCGCCCAACAACAGGCTATCCAGTAGGGTGCCGCCCATGATCACAGTGTCATCCCCAGCACCCGTATCCAGGGATGCCAAACTTCCCCCATCCAGCTGGAAGGAGTCGTTGCCGCCACCGGCGACAATCTGCTCGAATCCACTGAAGCTCACCGAAGCCTGTGCATCCGAGACGCTGCCGCCGCTGTTGCCCAGGGTCCAACTCATATCGGCATCGAAGCCGAGAAGGGTATCGCTGCCACTGCCCGCTGCTATGGAATCCACTCCAGCGAAATTCACTCCACCTATCTGCAGATTTTGTGGACCAGTCATCAAGTATTCGGTACCGAATGACGGACCTGTATAGGCGCCGGTAGCCTCGACCTCCTCCAGGTTTTCAAACAGTACGGTGAGGGAGTCGACCGTGGCCACTGCAGCACCTTCCACCAGCGCGGCATCGCGCTCGAGCGAACGCCAGAGAACATCATTCCCGGTGACAACATCTGTGCCTCCGCCGGCATCGACGCTCTCTACACCACTGAATCCCATACCGGCGACGGTGATACCGCCATCGCTCAGCACGAACCTTTCAGTGGTGGCACTGCCAACCAGCTCCGAGGCGCTCACACTTTCAATTCCGGTAAACGCCATCTCACTGCTTGTGAACGCACCGTCCACCCCCGCCAGCTGCACGCTGGAGATCGCAGTGACATCGTCGCTTCCAATACCGCCATCGACAGCGGTGACATTGGAGAATTGAATGCCATCTACAGTCAGAGCACCGTTATCGATGACCGCAAAGGTATGCCCACTGTCATTTCCGACAATGCGACCAGAGCCCCCGGCGAACCGTTCGATACCTGAGATCAACAAGTCACCGTGCTGCAGGCTCGCAACCTCTTCCGCCAACTGCCAGTCCGCGCCGATGGAACTGCTCAAGCTATCCCCCTCAGCGCCACCAGCAAGTTTTGTCACACCCTGAAACGCTATCCCGGCGACCTCGATCGAGCCGTCGCTGGCGAGCGCGAAACTATCTGCTCCCGCGCTACCTGTCAGGGTGTCAGTGGTCGCCTGTTTGATACCCTTGAGGCTAAGCGAGCCCGCAAACACCTCTCCAGCAGTGTCAGACAATGTCAGCCCACCATTGTAGGCGCTGGCATCCAGAGAGTTATCGGCAGAAACACCATCCACAAATGTCATGTCGTTGATGGTCAATCCGCCTACAGAAATACTGTCAGCACTGTTCAGAACAAATGCATCTACCCCGTCTGTACCAAACACACCACCACTCAAGGCGTTGAGAATCTCTACATTCAGGAAGGTGATACCGTTATTTTCAGCACTGCTGCCACCGACGATCGTCCAGTCTGCGCCATCGAACCCGGTAACCGTATCAACACCACCTTTTCCGTCTATCTGAGTGGATTCGGAAACTATCTCAAATCCATTGACGATCACATTGCCATCAGCGTTGAACCAGATTTCATCACTATCGTCGGTAGCTCCAACTGCGCCCACGTCGAGCTGTTTGATATCGTAAAACTCGATACCCTCCGCGAAGACAAAATCGTTGGTCTCATTCAGATCTATCGTACCGGCGGAGCGCAGAGTATTGGTACCATCGTTACCATTCACCCGATTCAGCCCCGTCAGATTCAGATCCGCCACGGTGATTGCGCCCGCACCAGTCACCTCGAACGTTTCGTCCCCAGCGGACCCGTCCAGCTCAGCCAGCACAGCCGAGCTCAGTGCGGCAAAGGTCAGAGTACCGGCCACCTGCAACTCGCCATCGGTGCCAGTCAGGGCCAGTGCATCGCTGTAGCCGCTGGCATCCAGCTGGTCACCGGCAACGCCGGGGTTGGTTACGGCATCATAGGTTGAGCCATTGCCGACAACACTGGCCAGGCCGGTAAACGCCATACTTTCATAGGACACGGTTGCGCCGTCGTCGGCACTGCCGGTCAGCGTAAAAGCATCATCCCCTGTGGTACCGGTCAGCGTGGCTGCAGTGGTGTTGAAGCTCTCAAAGCCATCGAAGGTGATGCCGTTGCTGCTTTCTACGGAATCTGCATCCAGCAGTGCCCAGTTGATACCACTGGCACTATCAACGCTATTGCCGGTGCCACCGGCGGTCACGCTGGTAACACCGTCGAACTCGATCAGGCGGGCGGTGATACTGTCACTGGTAAGAGTAAACACTTCACTCTGCGTGCTACCGGTGAGCGACGCGGTATTGGCGGAAGTGAGTCCACTGAAGGTGATGCTGCCTGCGGTAACTTCCCGCGCACTGCCGGTGAGCACCAGGCCCGCACCAAAGGCGCTGGCATTGAGGTTGGCATCATTCGGGGCCGTGAAATGCTCGACATTGCTGAAGGTGATACCGTCGTGCAATACCGAAGCGTCCGCATACAGGGTAAAGCCCTGACCTCCACGGGAATCCACCCGGTCACTTTGATCCACACCGGTGCCGGCATCGACACTACTCACGCCGATGAAGTCAATATCCGCAACCTCGACGGCACCACTTCCTTGCAGGGTATAGACTTCCGCATTGGTGCTGCCTTGCAGCGTGGACGCGGTGGCACTGTCAATACCGGTAAAGTCGATCGCACTGCTCTTGAAGGCACCGTCGGTCCCAGCCAGGGTAACACCGGCGATGGCTTCTACGTCATCCGCGCCGGTACCGGCATCCACACTACTGATGCCACTAAACTGGTGCGTGCCATCAACGGTCACCGCGCTGTCAGCAGTCACCACAAAGTCGTGCCCGCTGCTGTGCCCTTTGATCACCCCGGCGCCACCGGTGAAGACGTCGACACCTGTAATAGTGAGGTCACTATCCGATTCGCGATCGAGGGTAACGCTGGCCAGGTTTTCTGCCAGTTGCCAGTCGCCACCGGCAGCGCTGTTAAAACTGTCGGAGCCACCGTTGCCGTCCAGGTTCGCAACACCGCGGAAGATAAACCCGGTATAAGTGTCGACGGTCAGGATATTGCCGGTAGCCAGATCGAAGACTTCTTTATCTGTGGTGCCGGTCAATTTGCCAGTGGTGATGTCTGTGATACCGGTGATGGTTAGTTCACCGGCTTCCAGCTCGCCAGTGGTGGTGGTGAGACTGATACCCGCACCGAAGGCACTGGCATCCAGGCTATCCGCATCGCCATTGCCGTTCAGGGAAGTCATGCCGAAAATGGTCATACTGCCAAAATCGATACTGTCATCCGTGTTCAGCTTGAAGCGGTCGGCACCGGTGGTGCCCAGCAGACCACCGCTGACTGCTGCCAGGGTTTCGGCGTTGAGAAAGGTAATGCCGTTGTTTTTGGCACTGGTGCCACTCAGCAGCTGCCAGTTCTGGCCCGACATGCCGGTGACACGGTCGTCGGTACCGCCGCGCGCATCAATGGTTGTGACGTTTTCAATGGCGATACCATTAACGGTCAGCTTGCCCAGGTCATCGAAGGCAATAATGTCATTGTTGTTGGTGGCGTTCAGGGTGGCGGTTTCATTCGCATCAATAACCCCCAGACCATAGAAGTCTATACCGCTGCTGCGAACATAGCCGCCTTCCATGGTCGGTGTGTCTTGGGCAACCAGCTTGTCGTTGCCACCACCGCCGTTCACACGGGAAAGCCCGGAAAGATTGATGCCGGCAGCTGTCAGCGTACCTGAACCGCTAGCCTCAAACACGTCGGCGCTATCGGTTGCGGTCAGCTGCTCCAGGATCGCGGAATTCAGCCCTTCGAAGGTCAGAGTACCGGCCACCTGCAACTCGCCATCGGTGCCAGTCAGGGCCAGCGCATCGCTGTAGCCGCTGGCATCCAGCTGGTCACCGGCAACGCCGGGGTTGCTTACGGCATCATAGGTTGAGCCATTGCCGACAACACCGACCAGGCCGGTAAACGCCATATTTTTATAGGACACGGTTGCGCCGTCGTCGGCACTGCCGGTCAGTGTAAAAGCATCATCCCCTGTGGTACCGGTCAGCGTGGCTGCAGTGGTGTTGAAGTTCTCAAAGACATCGAAGGTGATGCCGTTGCTACTTTTTACCGAATCTGCATCCAGCAGTGCCCAGTTGATACCACCGGCACTGTCAACGCTATTGTCCGTACTCCCGGCGGTCACGCTGGTAACGCCGTTGAACTGGATCTGTTGTGCACTGACGCTGCCACTGGCCAGGGTAAATACATCGCTTCCACCACTGCCGGTAAGCGACGCGGTATTGGCGGAAGTGAGTCCACTGAAGGTGATGCTGCCTGCGGTAACTTCCCGCGCACTGCCGGTAAGCACCAGGCCCGCACCAAAGGCGCTGGCATTGAGGTTGGCATCATTCGGGGCCGTGAAATGCTCGACATTGCTGAAGGTGATACCGTCGTGCAATACCGAAGCGTCCGCATACAGGGTAAAGCCCTGACCTCCACGGGAATCCACCCGGTCACTTTGATCCACACCGGTGCCGGCATCGACACTACTCACGCCGATGAAGTCAATATCCGCAACCTCGAGGGCACCACTTCCTTGCAGGGTATAGACTTCCGCATTGGTGCTGCCTTGCAGCGTGGACGCGGTGGCACTGTCAATACCGGTAAAGTCGATCGCACTGCTCTTGAAGGCACCGTCGGTCCCAGCCAGGGTAACACCGGCGATGGCTTCTACGTCATCCGCGCCGGTACCGGCATCCACACTACTGATGCCACTAAACTGGTGCGTGCCATCAACGGTCACCGCGCTGTCAGCAGTCACCACAAAGTCGTGCCCGCTGCTGTGCCCTTTGATCACCCCGGCGCCACCGGTGAAGACGTCGACACCTGTAATAGTGAGGTCACTATCCGATTCGCGATCGAGGGTAACGCTGGCCAGGTTTTCTGCCAGTTGCCAGTCGCCACCGGCAGCGCTGTTAAAACTGTCGGAGCCACCGTTGCCGTCCAGGTTCGCAACACCGCGGAAGATAAACCCGGTATAAGTGTCGACGGTCAGGATATTGCCGGTAGCCAGATCGAAGACTTCTTTATCTGTGGTGCCGGTCAATTTGCCAGTGGTGATGTCTGTGATACCGGTGATGGTTAGTTCACCGGCTTCCAGCTCGCCAGTGGTGGTGGTGAGACTGATACCCGCACCGAAGGCACTGGCATCCAGGCTATCCGCATCGCCATTGCCGTTCAGGGAAGTCATGCCGAAAATGGTCATACTGCCAAAATCGATACTGTCATCCGTGTTCAGCTTGAAGCGGTCGGCACCGGTGGTGCCCAGCAGACCACCGCTGACTGCTGCCAGGGTTTCGGCGTTGAGAAAGGTAATGCCGTTGTTTTTGGCACTGGTGCCACTCAGCAGCTGCCAGTTCTGACCCGACATGCCGGTGACACGGTCGTCGGTACCGCCGCGCGCATCAATGGTTGTGACGTTTTCAATGGCGATACCATTAACGGTCAGCTTGCCCAGGTCATCGAAGGCAATAATGTCATTGTTGTTGGTGGCGTTCAGGGTGGCGGTTTCATTCGCATCAATAACCCTCAGACCATAGAAGTCTATACCGCTGCTGCGAACATAGCCGCCTTCCATGGTCGGTGTGTCTTGGGCAACCAGCTTGTCGTTGCCACCACCGCCGTTCACACGGGAAAGTCCGGAAAGATTGATAGCGGCAGCTGTCAGCGCACCTGAACCGCTAGCCTCAAAAACGTCGGCGCTATCAGTTGCGGTCAGCTGGTCCAGGATCGCGGAATTCAGCCCTTTGAAGGTCAGAGTACCGGCCACCTGCAACTCGCCATCGGTACCAGTCAGGGCCAGTGCATCGCTGTAGTTGCTGGCATCCAGCTGGTCACCGGCAACGCCGGGGTTGGTTACGCCATCATAGGTTGAGCCATTGCCCGCAACACTGGCCAGGCCGGTAAACGCCATGATTCCATAGGACACGGTCGCGCCGTCATCGGCACTGCCGGTCAGCGTAAAAGCATTATCCCCTGTGGTACCGGTCAGCGTGGCTGCAGTGGTGTTGAAGTTCTCAAAGCCATCGAAGGTGATGCCGTTGCTGCTTTCTACGGAATCTGCATCCAGCAGTGCCCAATTGATACCGCTGGCACTGGATACACTATCGCTACTCGCCCCTTTAGTAACCGAGGTCAAATCACTGAATTCAAATCCGGTATACCCGGAAACAGTCAGTGTTCCGTCACTCCGTAAGGTAAAGACTTCCTGAGCAGTACTGCCCTTCAATTGACCGCCGCTGGCAACAACCTCCCATGCACCAGTGAAATCAATCAATGAATTGCGAACGTGATCGGCACCCAGGGTCCAGATACCACCACCGGTGACCTGGTCATTCCCGGACCCGGCGATAGTCGACAGCCCCGTAAATGTGAATGCATCGCTCGCGAGATCCGCATTGTTCGAAGAATTTATATCCAGGGAGACACTCTGACCATTAGTATTAACCGAGGCAACACTGGTAGACGCGAAGTCAGAAAATAGAATACCGCTGCTGACGGAGAAATCTGGTTCGTCTTCTGCCCCGGCGAGATGCGAGTAGATTCCGCTGCCGCTAGCATCATCGAGATACAATACCGCCAGCCCGGAGGCGTTTTCCGAGAAACTGTCGTTTCCATCGGAGATCACCTCCCCCAGCGCATCAAACACCATTCCGTTGACTGTTACCGTCTGCGAACCGGCACTGGAGCCGATCACGAAGTCGTGTTGTGTTTCTGCTGTTGTAGACGCGGTCAACTTATTGGCAGTAATACTGGAGATGTCGGACATTTCCAGGGTGCCGGCAACCACTTCCAGTTCGGTATCGGTGAGCACCAATCCATTTGAGTAGGCACTGGCATCCAGAGAAGGATTACCTGCAGTGCCAACGACAAAACCCGAACCTCTCTGCAAAAAAGCAAGATCACTGAAAGTCGTATTTGCGACAAAAACGTCGCCATCGGACTCAAGCGTGAAACGCTCACCAATATTGAAATCTAGCGTACCGCGGTCAGTATTGATGGTATCGAAATCGTAAACATCCACGCCGGAGCCACTTGAGAAGAAAAGCTCACCTTGCTCAGATCTATTCAGGGTCCAGCTATCGTCCCAACCTATAACCTCTGTTCCGTTTTCGGTACCCTGAACTGTTTTTAAAGCATAAAACTCGATATTACTAGTGCTGACGTCAAAGTAATCACCCTTCGAACCATCATTTTTAATGGTGAATATGGCAGTACCGACCGCATTGCGTGCCGAGAGCACATCAGTGGTAACCGTACTTAATCCGTAGAATACTGTCCCAGTACTAGCTGCTGCATCTGTCAACAGAGCAACACTATCGTTATCAACTCCAATTACAACTCCATATTCGTAATCAGAGGCACTCAGATGACTACTGCTCGATCCAGCGCCGGGGGATACCTTCGCCAAATCTTTAAACAGCATCCCATGGATACCGACATAACCACCGCTGCTGATTGAGAAATTATTTTTGGCATTCTTTTCGGCGGTTAGATCCGCACCACCCGACGTAACTTCCCAGATACCGGTGAAATCAATACCATTATTATTCCCACCATCGTCAATTACGGTCCAATCACCGGTCGAGTACAGCTTATTTCCGGAAGCCCCGATTACATCGGTAAGACTGCTGGCTTCCAGATTTATATCCGTAAACTCTGCCACCCCATTACCGGTCACTGACAAGGCGATACCGCCGGCCTGTCTCGTATCTATCTGTGCGACTTTAACGCCAGATAGCCCAAAAAACTTGATCCCGCTATCGTTACTGGCAGTGTCGACGAATACATCTGCCGCAACATCGCCATCATCTTTTTTAAGATAGACTTCCGATAGATCTAGCGCATTCAATTGACCACTAGACTCTACTTTGTTGATGCCACTGAATATCAATTGGGTACCATCAAACTCCGCGTTATTGGCAACGGTAACGGAGGTTCCACTGTCCACATCGAAGAAATAGCTATTACTATCACCGACAACGTTTCCTGAACCACCAACAAATACACCGACATTCTCAACAGTGAGACTTCCCCCGTGGGTAACGCTGGCCAGGTTTTCTGCCAGTTCCCAGTCCCCACCGGCAGCACTGTTAAAACTGTCGGAGCCACCGTTGCCGTCCAGGTTCGCTACACCGAGAAAGTTAAACCCGTCGTAAGTGTCGACGGTCAGGGTGTTTCCGGCAGCCAGGTCGAAAATTTCCTGGCCTGTGGTGCCGGTCAATGTTTCGGTCGTGATCTCGGTGATTCCGGTAATGACTAGACCACCGGCGTCCAGCTGGCCGGTGATGTCGGTCAGACCGATGCCCCCACTGAAGGCGCTGGCGTTAATAGCATCCTTGCCCCCAAGACCATTCACCGTATCGAGGTTTTCAAAAATCACTCCACTGTATTCGATATTCCCAGAGCCATTTAGGAAGAACACATCGTCGTCAATACCATCAGTTCCATTATTCCCAAAGAGTGTGACCCCTTCACCGACCACCACACCATCAGCATTTGTGATCGTTGCAACACTCGTTAACGAGTCACTTTTAAGCTTTGTTTCACCACCGCTCGATTCAATTACTGAAAATGAGGAGATTCCACTGACATCAAAGTGATGATTACCACCGGCGTTAGCTATCGTGAATGGATTTACAGACTGTATATTCCCGATAATACTAACCGTTGGAAGGTCCAGCTCTTCGGCTCCCTCCACACCCACTCCCAACGAGAAATCGTTGACACTAACAGCTCCGTTATTAGTAAAACCACTAGCAGCTACTATGTTCAAGGTGCCGTTACTAGCTGTTACTGTTTGCCCCGTGGCCAGCTCCACAGTGCCTTCGGATACGAGATTAAGAGACGAAGACTCGGTCCATTCGAGACCTTGCTCGACAGTAAGTGGCTCTGCATTCGCATCAATGGTCAACGTTGCGTTAGCGGCCAATGCGTCGGCGACTGCGGTGGAGCTGATACAGTTATCCGCGCAGTCAACACCATCTAGCTCCAGGGATTGGGCAGTAACTTTCCATTCGCCACCAGCTGCCGCATCTATGTCATCGGTAACCACGGACACATCCGATGCACCTGCGATGGCATCTTCGGAAGTGGTTGTAACGACACCACCGCTACTAAGCACGCCATTCCCAGTAGCACTGATGCTGCCAGCAAGGGTAAGGCTCTGGGAGGCAGAGACAGTAATATCGCCACCATCCGCCACCGTATCAATTACTGTATCGGGGTCTGTATCGGTGTTTGTGTAGGTACTGGCATCCGCAATCAGCTCACTATCCGTACCCAGCACAACATCCTTGGCCGTAACGTCAATTGATCCTGCCACGGCATTCTCAATCTCACCGTTGCTGACATTCAGGGTTCCATCATTTTCAATCTTTGCCGTGCCCGCCCCATAGGCACCCAGAGTGATCGTGCCTCCGGAGGTGTCAATTCCCGTTGCCAGAACATCACCGGTGTTATTCACAGCTGCGCTGTAGATACTATCAGCTGCGCCAGCCTTCATTACTACCTGTACAGCATCCACCGTGCCGGAATTCAGAATCTCGTAAGCGGCATCAAACTCATCATCAAGAGCCTCTTTCTCTACTTCTACACCGATCAGCCCATCGCCACCCAGGCTCAGCGTGACGCGGCCGCCCGTATGAATATTGATATTACCGCCCACCAACTCGCCCTGATCTTGTGCGGTAGACAACAGACCTGAGTTCTTCACGCTCTCACCAATGAGTGTGATACCCCGACCGGCCCTGATCACACTGCCAGCTTCAACGGTTACTGATCTGGACTCGCCATCTTCACTGGATATACTCGATGGATCTATTAAGTTGAAAGCAAAATCGCCAGAGCCACTGTCAATATCGCCTTCCATAGCCGCGGCCGTCAGTGCAGCCACATTAACAGAAGCCCCCTGTCCGAACAGAACGCCCCTGGGATTGATCAATACCACATGACCGTCTGAACCCAACCAACCCGCAATGTTGGTGGTACCATTCTGCACCTTATTGATCACCACGGAAGACGCATCAAAGCTTCCATCAGCAACAGCGGTAAAGTCAAAATACAGCCCTTCCGACTGAGCGATATTGAATGTTTCCCAGTCAAGTTTGGCAAACTCGCCATCAATACTAATTTTGGAAAAGCTTTCGCCGTCCACCTGATGTTTATCGCTATCGTCGAAGGTAACAGCGTCGTCAGTGGTGAAGTCTCCAATATTTCCAACTTCTACAGAATGTGCCACGGTGGCACTCATCAGCCCCGCCAGGCTCACCGCAACAGACAGCAAATTTCTTTTCATATTCATGATTCTTGCCACTTAGCTCCATGGCGGCGTCGAAACGCTGCCGATACCATTAAATTTGAGTTTTGTTTATTGCAGGAAGTAGGAAAAATCTGCGTATAAGGTTGGCGCATCGGCATTGTCGCCAGTGCCGTCCACCGAAGACTTTGACGTCGTTGGCCACGCCACAGACAACTGGCTGGCCCAGTTTTCACTCCAACTGAGCTTAAACAGAAAACCGGCTCCAGCGAGAGCTGCCCAATCGTTGTTCAGGTCGGCTTCAAAGTTGTTCACGACCCCATAACCCGCGTCGGCTATTACTGCGATCTGCAGCACATCGTTCAGTCGATGACCGAAGACTCGCGGGTTAATCGCATCGGGGAACGACGGGTACCACTCGGCAGAAATCAGA includes these proteins:
- a CDS encoding filamentous hemagglutinin N-terminal domain-containing protein — its product is MKRNLLSVAVSLAGLMSATVAHSVEVGNIGDFTTDDAVTFDDSDKHQVDGESFSKISIDGEFAKLDWETFNIAQSEGLYFDFTAVADGSFDASSVVINKVQNGTTNIAGWLGSDGHVVLINPRGVLFGQGASVNVAALTAAAMEGDIDSGSGDFAFNLIDPSSISSEDGESRSVTVEAGSVIRAGRGITLIGESVKNSGLLSTAQDQGELVGGNINIHTGGRVTLSLGGDGLIGVEVEKEALDDEFDAAYEILNSGTVDAVQVVMKAGAADSIYSAAVNNTGDVLATGIDTSGGTITLGAYGAGTAKIENDGTLNVSNGEIENAVAGSIDVTAKDVVLGTDSELIADASTYTNTDTDPDTVIDTVADGGDITVSASQSLTLAGSISATGNGVLSSGGVVTTTSEDAIAGASDVSVVTDDIDAAAGGEWKVTAQSLELDGVDCADNCISSTAVADALAANATLTIDANAEPLTVEQGLEWTESSSLNLVSEGTVELATGQTVTASNGTLNIVAASGFTNNGAVSVNDFSLGVGVEGAEELDLPTVSIIGNIQSVNPFTIANAGGNHHFDVSGISSFSVIESSGGETKLKSDSLTSVATITNADGVVVGEGVTLFGNNGTDGIDDDVFFLNGSGNIEYSGVIFENLDTVNGLGGKDAINASAFSGGIGLTDITGQLDAGGLVITGITEITTETLTGTTGQEIFDLAAGNTLTVDTYDGFNFLGVANLDGNGGSDSFNSAAGGDWELAENLASVTHGGSLTVENVGVFVGGSGNVVGDSNSYFFDVDSGTSVTVANNAEFDGTQLIFSGINKVESSGQLNALDLSEVYLKKDDGDVAADVFVDTASNDSGIKFFGLSGVKVAQIDTRQAGGIALSVTGNGVAEFTDINLEASSLTDVIGASGNKLYSTGDWTVIDDGGNNNGIDFTGIWEVTSGGADLTAEKNAKNNFSISSGGYVGIHGMLFKDLAKVSPGAGSSSSHLSASDYEYGVVIGVDNDSVALLTDAAASTGTVFYGLSTVTTDVLSARNAVGTAIFTIKNDGSKGDYFDVSTSNIEFYALKTVQGTENGTEVIGWDDSWTLNRSEQGELFFSSGSGVDVYDFDTINTDRGTLDFNIGERFTLESDGDVFVANTTFSDLAFLQRGSGFVVGTAGNPSLDASAYSNGLVLTDTELEVVAGTLEMSDISSITANKLTASTTAETQHDFVIGSSAGSQTVTVNGMVFDALGEVISDGNDSFSENASGLAVLYLDDASGSGIYSHLAGAEDEPDFSVSSGILFSDFASTSVASVNTNGQSVSLDINSSNNADLASDAFTFTGLSTIAGSGNDQVTGGGIWTLGADHVRNSLIDFTGAWEVVASGGQLKGSTAQEVFTLRSDGTLTVSGYTGFEFSDLTSVTKGASSDSVSSASGINWALLDADSVESSNGITFDGFENFNTTAATLTGTTGDNAFTLTGSADDGATVSYGIMAFTGLASVAGNGSTYDGVTNPGVAGDQLDASNYSDALALTGTDGELQVAGTLTFKGLNSAILDQLTATDSADVFEASGSGALTAAAINLSGLSRVNGGGGNDKLVAQDTPTMEGGYVRSSGIDFYGLRVIDANETATLNATNNNDIIAFDDLGKLTVNGIAIENVTTIDARGGTDDRVTGMSGQNWQLLSGTSAKNNGITFLNAETLAAVSGGLLGTTGADRFKLNTDDSIDFGSMTIFGMTSLNGNGDADSLDASAFGAGISLTTTTGELEAGELTITGITDITTGKLTGTTDKEVFDLATGNILTVDTYTGFIFRGVANLDGNGGSDSFNSAAGGDWQLAENLASVTLDRESDSDLTITGVDVFTGGAGVIKGHSSGHDFVVTADSAVTVDGTHQFSGISSVDAGTGADDVEAIAGVTLAGTDGAFKSSAIDFTGIDSATASTLQGSTNAEVYTLQGSGALEVADIDFIGVSSVDAGTGVDQSDRVDSRGGQGFTLYADASVLHDGITFSNVEHFTAPNDANLNASAFGAGLVLTGSAREVTAGSITFSGLTSANTASLTGSGGSDVFTLASGSVSAQQIQFNGVTSVTAGSTDNSVDSAGGINWALLDADSVKSSNGITFDVFENFNTTAATLTGTTGDDAFTLTGSADDGATVSYKNMAFTGLVGVVGNGSTYDAVSNPGVAGDQLDASGYSDALALTGTDGELQVAGTLTFEGLNSAILEQLTATDSADVFEASGSGTLTAAGINLSGLSRVNGGGGNDKLVAQDTPTMEGGYVRSSGIDFYGLGVIDANETATLNATNNNDIIAFDDLGKLTVNGIAIENVTTIDARGGTDDRVTGMSGQNWQLLSGTSAKNNGITFLNAETLAAVSGGLLGTTGADRFKLNTDDSIDFGSMTIFGMTSLNGNGDADSLDASAFGAGISLTTTTGELEAGELTITGITDITTGKLTGTTDKEVFDLATGNILTVDTYTGFIFRGVANLDGNGGSDSFNSAAGGDWQLAENLASVTLDRESDSDLTITGVDVFTGGAGVIKGHSSGHDFVVTADSAVTVDGTHQFSGISSVDAGTGADDVEAIAGVTLAGTDGAFKSSAIDFTGIDSATASTLQGSTNAEVYTLQGSGAVEVADIDFIGVSSVDAGTGVDQSDRVDSRGGQGFTLYADASVLHDGITFSNVEHFTAPNDANLNASAFGAGLVLTGSAREVTAGSITFSGLTSANTASLTGSTQSEVFTLTSDSITARLIEFDGVTSVTAGGTGNSVDSASGINWALLDADSVESSNGITFDGFESFNTTAATLTGTTGDDAFTLTGSADDGATVSYESMAFTGLASVVGNGSTYDAVTNPGVAGDQLDASGYSDALALTGTDGELQVAGTLTFAALSSAVLAELDGSAGDETFEVTGAGAITVADLNLTGLNRVNGNDGTNTLRSAGTIDLNETNDFVFAEGIEFYDIKQLDVGAVGATDDSDEIWFNADGNVIVNGFEIVSESTQIDGKGGVDTVTGFDGADWTIVGGSSAENNGITFLNVEILNALSGGVFGTDGVDAFVLNSADSISVGGLTINDMTFVDGVSADNSLDASAYNGGLTLSDTAGEVFAGSLSLKGIKQATTDTLTGSAGADSFALASDGSIEVAGIAFQGVTKLAGGAEGDSLSSSIGADWQLAEEVASLQHGDLLISGIERFAGGSGRIVGNDSGHTFAVIDNGALTVDGIQFSNVTAVDGGIGSDDVTAISSVQLAGVDGAFTSSEMAFTGIESVSASELVGSATTERFVLSDGGITVAGMGFSGVESVDAGGGTDVVTGNDVLWRSLERDAALVEGAAVATVDSLTVLFENLEEVEATGAYTGPSFGTEYLMTGPQNLQIGGVNFAGVDSIAAGSGSDTLLGFDADMSWTLGNSGGSVSDAQASVSFSGFEQIVAGGGNDSFQLDGGSLASLDTGAGDDTVIMGGTLLDSLLLGAGDDVLQITAGSQPAQLAGGSGSDQLVMQLATQQQWQIRGNSEAQHQLGEFAFTGFESLQDTAGGLDLVSSQQMDFTNIGGTAGIEFNGGDMTLGYGGAGDVILVSTTAETIGGFLKAGGADLTLAGDLNIESDLESLSLRSSGGDIDVSIVESDDLVIGKLDVGRGNLSLASANFGLLTAESFRDTHITAGSAVIGTEQQRWGNIGTVINPLRFNVTESVGIVALFYYEPAFEGYMPIFTAIGNKGVSIASAETTQGLKTAVQNPVDDIAQLDPGIFSEVAPYSLGIDALNLPEVQLRGGELRPLGESEDDEEEREESAKVEDGAVERGVLESAMLEPLPMAVGGR